The following proteins are co-located in the Halorussus caseinilyticus genome:
- a CDS encoding DUF7344 domain-containing protein — protein sequence MNDDPNRIDRVLQLLTSKERRRIIEYFHHVESDTATVEVLSAHLGRLRVEAGGTEAESTDGYQNELHHVHLPKMQDYGIVEYDPRSGHVRYRSDDQAEAITEFLTEL from the coding sequence ATGAACGACGACCCGAACCGAATCGACCGCGTTTTGCAACTGCTTACGAGCAAGGAGCGGCGGCGGATAATCGAGTATTTCCACCACGTCGAGAGCGATACGGCGACGGTAGAGGTACTGAGTGCGCATCTCGGTCGGTTACGAGTCGAGGCGGGCGGAACGGAGGCGGAATCGACGGACGGGTACCAGAACGAACTCCACCACGTCCACCTCCCGAAGATGCAAGACTACGGCATCGTGGAGTACGACCCTCGGTCGGGTCACGTCCGGTATCGGTCGGACGACCAAGCAGAGGCGATTACGGAGTTCCTCACGGAACTCTGA
- a CDS encoding CopG family ribbon-helix-helix protein translates to MRTSLNVPDEVLAAFDETWQAEGLDSRSRAIREAMREYVESHAELEAAEGEVMAVLAFDYEHDDVIHDLHSVQHEFGEVITATSHVHRGEWCMETAFCEGPAEEVRQLVYRLRDFDAVARVKVMVLGADRP, encoded by the coding sequence ATGCGAACCAGCCTCAACGTTCCCGACGAGGTACTCGCCGCGTTCGACGAGACGTGGCAGGCCGAGGGTCTCGACTCGCGTTCCCGAGCAATCCGCGAGGCCATGCGCGAGTACGTCGAGTCCCACGCCGAACTCGAAGCCGCGGAGGGCGAGGTGATGGCCGTCCTCGCCTTCGACTACGAACACGACGACGTGATTCACGACCTCCATTCGGTCCAACACGAGTTCGGCGAGGTCATCACCGCGACCAGTCACGTCCACCGCGGCGAGTGGTGCATGGAGACGGCCTTCTGCGAGGGTCCGGCCGAGGAGGTCCGCCAGTTGGTGTACCGACTGCGGGACTTCGACGCCGTGGCCCGCGTGAAGGTGATGGTCCTCGGCGCGGACCGCCCCTGA
- a CDS encoding TrmB family transcriptional regulator, whose amino-acid sequence MVDTDNQEQAAGLLQQLGLKEYEARCFVALTRKATATAKEISEIADVPRTRVYDAIRVLEAQGLVEIQHTNPRQYRAVPLDEATETLRRQYESRVDELRETLDDIEPANGTDSKVTHEVWSLSGTEGITSRTLQLVEDAESEIVLVVSSASVVTDELVEKLENASERGIDILIGTAIPELCDELRSTVPDAKVFVSELDWLHATDDDEVAIGRMLLVDQSTILLSSMDEQSQTERAIFGRGFENGLVVITRRLMATGLLGQQDPNN is encoded by the coding sequence ATGGTCGATACCGACAATCAAGAACAGGCCGCTGGATTGCTCCAGCAACTCGGCCTGAAAGAGTACGAGGCGAGGTGTTTCGTCGCCCTGACGCGAAAAGCGACGGCGACTGCTAAAGAGATAAGTGAAATCGCGGACGTTCCTCGGACGCGCGTCTACGACGCGATTCGGGTGCTGGAAGCGCAGGGACTGGTCGAAATCCAGCACACGAACCCCCGCCAGTACCGGGCAGTTCCCCTCGACGAGGCCACCGAGACCCTCCGTCGGCAGTACGAATCCCGCGTGGACGAACTTCGAGAGACCTTAGACGACATCGAACCCGCGAACGGGACCGACAGCAAGGTGACACACGAGGTGTGGTCGTTGTCGGGAACCGAGGGCATCACGAGTCGGACCCTCCAACTCGTCGAGGACGCCGAGAGCGAAATCGTCCTCGTCGTCAGTTCGGCCTCCGTCGTCACCGACGAGTTGGTCGAGAAACTCGAAAACGCCAGCGAGAGGGGCATCGACATCCTCATCGGGACGGCGATACCGGAGTTGTGCGACGAACTCCGGAGCACCGTCCCCGACGCGAAGGTGTTCGTCTCGGAACTCGATTGGCTTCACGCCACCGACGACGACGAGGTTGCCATCGGACGGATGCTGTTAGTGGACCAAAGTACGATTCTCCTGAGTTCGATGGACGAGCAGTCCCAGACCGAACGGGCTATTTTCGGCCGCGGGTTCGAGAACGGACTCGTCGTCATCACGCGGCGACTGATGGCGACCGGACTACTCGGCCAACAGGACCCGAACAACTAG
- a CDS encoding halocyanin domain-containing protein → MKGAATMTAAASGLSGPATAKTDLAAWFENTTNYDGVVDETGKSEVTIEVGTKGNTGNFAFGPAAVRVDPGTKVVWEWTGKGSTHNVVAENGDFESELVSEEGHTFEYTPEESGVVKYACTPHKAMGMKGALVVGDAEVGSASGGESGHGEGEIKLSTDEYAIGGSILLGLLSPFVFAWILFKRDPDERGR, encoded by the coding sequence ATGAAAGGTGCCGCCACGATGACGGCAGCAGCGTCCGGTCTCTCCGGTCCCGCCACCGCGAAGACTGACCTCGCGGCGTGGTTCGAGAACACCACGAACTACGACGGCGTGGTGGACGAAACCGGCAAGTCCGAAGTGACAATCGAGGTCGGTACGAAGGGTAACACCGGCAACTTCGCGTTCGGCCCGGCGGCGGTCCGGGTGGACCCCGGCACGAAGGTCGTCTGGGAGTGGACCGGCAAGGGGAGTACGCACAACGTCGTCGCCGAGAACGGCGACTTCGAGAGCGAGTTAGTCAGCGAGGAGGGTCACACCTTCGAGTACACGCCCGAGGAAAGCGGCGTCGTCAAGTACGCCTGCACGCCCCACAAGGCGATGGGCATGAAGGGTGCGCTCGTGGTCGGCGACGCCGAAGTCGGTAGCGCGTCCGGCGGCGAATCCGGGCACGGCGAAGGGGAAATCAAGCTCTCGACAGACGAGTACGCCATCGGTGGCAGTATCCTGCTCGGCCTGCTCTCGCCGTTCGTGTTCGCGTGGATTCTGTTCAAGCGCGACCCGGACGAGCGCGGGCGATAA